The segment TCAAAATATCTGTCGTCTATCTTCCATAACTGTTTTATGGCATTGGCTGCGAAAAAAACAGCAATTGAAATTGAGaccaaattataatttaaaaagtgcAATAAACTTTGTGATACATTACCCATCGCCTCATATTCATTCCTCGCTCGTCGCTTGTGCTCAGATGTAAGTTTTAGTAGCATGCAATCACAATCACGTTCCAACTTCTCCAATTTTACTCTCAGGGAATCTGTGTAGATCCatgataaaatttcatttcaatttgatttacTAGTTTTCATTATATAATTTACTTCTTCTGAACTTCTTTTTAACTTACTTATGTCCTCCAATAATTTTGGATGATTGTACTTTGCATATATTTGAGACACATCCATTAATGGAATGTTGTCCAAACTTGTTAAATGTCTTCTCTCTATAAAGTCACAATATGCTCTTTCCACCTCCTTCAACTCCTCCATTATTTctgaaaaattataacaaataaaatccaTATTTGTACATAAAATAGAATTACTATCCAAATGAATTACCATTGTCTAGTACATCATGTTCAAAGCTCTGCTGCAGTTTGCGAGTATAAGTATCTAACCACAATCTCCAATTATTCCTACAGTTTACTGTAAAATATGCTTAGCTTTAagattttcttaataattagTGCAGTAAATTTATCATTGATTAACTTACATGATGTTTGTAGTACATTCTCCCAGATGTACTCTAAATGAATTTGGTGGACATCAAATGAAGTGTATATGTTGGCATGCTTCTTGGTGTGTCTCTCCTCTAATACCCATAAATATTCATCTTCCATCcttaaatattgttctctcaAATTTACTGCCAAATAAGTTtaacaaatgaaattaaatgaattggATACAAGTATCccatgaataaaataaacgtCGTGAATTAGTTTTACCCATCCTTTCCAGTGTATATATTTTGTACTTTGCGTTGATGTGCATCTCCAAACATAAGTTCGGATATATTTGTCGTTGTCCCCACGAATAATATTGTCTCCAAGACACTGTGGAAGAGTAATACTGTATTAGTCACCACTTAAAAATGGGCATATAAATACTTAAATTACCATTAACTTACTCAGCACCACTGCTACTTCAGGAAGGCTTTCGAAATCCATTGGTTGAGGATCAAATATTAACCTTATTCTCTGTGCTATGAGCTCAGTAGAGTACAGTTCATCCATAGCCAAAAACTTTCTTGTCGAACTTACTACAcatttaagtaattaataaGCTAAAAATGAGTGTTAGTTGTAAACAAATAACATAACCATGCTATAAGTTTTGCTCTGCACTTACCTGCCCATCCTAGTACATCTTTAGAGTACCGTGAAAGTACATCAACCAAGTGCGTCGCGGTCTTTTGCGATAACCCAACAAATATACCTTCCAACTTcatcatttctttcttcctacGTACTGTAAATGTAAATCATTCTTTATTATTTGAGGTTGGCttgatttagaatatatatcttaatcaaCCCAACTTAGCTCATAGTTTCAATAGTTCAACTTTTATCGATATACTTTTAGCTCATAGTTTCAATACTTATTTGATTTACTCTTTCACTTACTCATATCTGTCAGGAACTCTTCATCAGAGTGTTTGGAAATTACATCATCCACCTCAGATGATGACTGAGAGAGAGGATTTCTCCTTCGTGAgattaaatatactttttctGCATGCTCCAAGTCTCTTCTTGTATAAACTGCAAATTGTATTAATTAGTTACAATCATCAataattaaccaaattttgcaTAACACTCCCTAAGTACTGAAGGTAGTAACTCTCCAAAATTAATTACCTAACTCTCTTAATACATCCTCTTTATTCTTTAAGCTTTTCCCTTTCAATATGTCACCATATTCATCCTCCTGCTCTATCAATTGTTTTCTCAAGCGTACTGCAAAATTTTCATACATTAATTAATCCACTTCGTTCGTTCAATATAGGTAAAAAACAGAACCATCGATGTTCCTCataaaagtaaatttcaaggatccaaaataaaaatttcttacGTAGTTTTTCTATCAAATCTATGCAGGAACGTTCTATTCCCCCTTGCAGTAACCAAAAATAATCTGTTGAGAGATCACTCAATCTCAATCTACCTGTAAATCATaaagagaatcaaagcagTAATTATGTGATATATATAATGATATTGTAATTTAGTATACTGGAACCTTACCAGCCATAAGTGTAGTTTCATAGTGACGATATGATGAAAACTTTTTTGGATTTAGGCGGAACAGCAGactcttttccattttcagtttttttatttctatacaACATACAACAAATGTTgagtaacataaaataatatgtatATTGATTATTAACAGTGGTCACCGATGCGTTACCTGTAATTCCGTCCAAACAAGTGAGCCGAGTTTCAATTGAAGAAAGGATTTGTAAGATCGGCTCTGCTTCTCTGTACTTTCTTTCCGCAATGTTTTCCCAGTCattaattttctctatctcttTTGATTCCACGAGCTTTCTCAAAGAGCTTGGTGAGAGtaaattaacattttgtttcttcttgaGGTAATCTGGTTCCATTTTCCCGGCCATCCTGAGGGAAAATTGTTCTTCCCAGCTCTTATTGACCTCTTTCGTCTCCATTGAAACCCCTGGCTGAGAGCTGCAAGATTATGATCTactctcacaaactctctctaCTTAACCATTTTAATTCCCGACTCAGAGTAGACTTAGAgaacatattttattattgttttgtaTTAGGATGTTGCCATTTAGTTTTGAAGATCAACTTGGATTTTGTTtcagttttatttttagggtACGACAACTTATAGCAATAACAGTAGAAAAATACATCAATATTAATATGACTTTTTATTAATACATATGACTTCTATTAATATTAAGAGAAAGTCAATGGGAGTACCGCTTCGCCAGAAACAAGTAGTTGAGAAAGTCCAAACATCCAATGTGTGATTCGTGGACATCCTTCTCCCTCAatcattaaaacaaaaataataataaataaataaataaaataaaaagaaacccaaACACAATAATGActgaatattattaaatatttagaaactaaaaaataatggtAGTGTTTGAATTGAAGTCATTCTAGCTATCTCTCTAAAACttgaatatttatatacatCGACCGAAGGAGAGACAACCAAAGTTGAAAGTGAAAGACAGATAAAGAAAATTGGACGGGCAGGAGGAGGAGGCTGGCACCAACCTCACCATACCCACAGGAATATGTGACTCTGATTCTTTGCTTATTCGATCCATATTTACTCGCTTGATTATTAATACAGGTGATGCTAACCTCAAAAATGGAATCATTGTTGATGCAGGTATGTGTGTATAATCCCTTaaaactctttattttttctatccATTTCAATGGTTTCTGAGATGAGTCATACTTTACCTTTTAGCTAAAGGAGAAAAGGGCAATGAAAATAAAGATCCTACCGATGAACGAACAGTTGGGTGAAGATCCTAAACATGAACTGTTGGGTAAAGATCCTCCGGATGAACGGTTGGGTGAAGATCATAATCATGAACCGTTAGGGGAAGATCCTACCGATCAACAGTTGAGTGAAGATCATAAATATGAACCGCTAGGGGAAGATCCTACCGATCAACAGTTGAGTGAAGATCATAAATATGAACCGTTGGGTGAAGATAATACTGAAGAACAATCAAATGAAGTCATTTACACTCATAATGGTGAACAAGAAGTCCTTTGTCAAGAAATTTTAGTTGCTTCAAGTCCACACGAACTCATTGTTACTGAAGcagaaatcaaagaacaacAAAGTACAACTTCAATTAGAACCGAAATTGTGAAAAGTGTGCTGTATGGCGGTTTAACTGAACTGATAGCAAGCTTAGGCATTGTCACATCTTCCGCAAGCACCGGTGCTACCACcggtaaatttattttattcctagtccaccactaacagatattattctctttggatttgaggttttcacactcttataaaaaatgataggaagacgtttccacacccgtataaaaaaatgtttcgttctcctctccaaccgatatgcgATCTCAGAATCCACTCCCTTCATgccccagcgttctcgctggcactcattatCTTCTCCattcaatgtgggacccccaatccaccccccttcgaggccagcgtccttgctgacacaccgccttgtgtccaccccccttcagggttcagcctcctcactagcacatcgtctggtgtctgctttgatgccatttgtaacagcctaagcccaccactaacaaatattgtcctctttcggctttcggctttccctttcggacttcccctcaaagttttaaaacgtgtctgctagagagaagtttccacactcttataaagaatgcttcgttctccttcacaaccgacgtgggatctcacattatcTCTTCTATAGTGCTTAAGaacaatcaaataaagaaTCATTGATACgcataatattaatattttgcatGATGCAGGAAAAACGGTAGCTCTTTCACTATCAAACTTGATTATTGGACTGTTTGTGATGAGCTATAGAGTGAGTAATTACATTCTCCTCTTCTTACAATACCAATACCTATTTCTATAGTTCTGAATTCAATGAGCAATTTCCAGATATCAAAACATTGGATAAACGGCCAGGAAAGTGGACCTGATGAacaaagagaggaagaagtgGATAGATATGAACAAGTCTTCGGAGATAGGAAAAACCATCGCCTCCATTTGACAGTGGCTATCCTATCATTCCTGATATTTGGGTTGGTGCCCCCTCTCCTTTATGGCTTCACGTTCCGTAAGCCAGAGGACAAATTTCTCAAGATTCCAACAGTCACAATAGTCTCTGTTCTATGTATTGGATTGCTTGGCGTGGGTAAAGCTTACATTGAGAAGCCAGAAAATTGCCTTGTCTATGTTCATATCATTGGGGGATGCATAGCTGATGCAATTGGGACGTCGGCAGTGACAACTTTTGGAGGTGAGCTGATTCAAAACTATATTGATCAAGCTggttggtttgattttgagCCGAACAAAGTTCCAACCTTGCTCCTACCAGGCATGGATTTTCGGTATCAGACATGGAGATCCGTTTGAactttttgttccttaaaTCTTATAATGGTGTGTTAAAACTGAATATGTATGCATATTTCATTCACTTTTGAACTTTGGACTGAATCATTGAAGCTACTAATATTCATTGCTTGGGAGTTTCGgatttctttagttttatgatGGCAAAGCAATATAAAGGAACGTACTCAATTGCTTTGAAGTATATCCATTTAGAAACATAGTTTTTAAAGCATAGACTTTTCAATGTGCTCGCATTGCTCGAGTTCATAGATTAGGCCACATCATAGTCTATATTGGCCTAAGTCcactactaatagatattgtccgcttcggCTCGTTACGcatcgccgtcagtctcacggttttaaaaagcgagtttattagagagaggtttcatGCGAATCTATTAGGGagttgttctcctctccaatacaatccacccccttgggggtccAAGGTACAACTATGTACCTCTACCGCTCGTGACAGGCTCACTACAAGAAGCTAACTGGCAAACTTCACAGTAGTCCCCTCACGGTACAATCATGAagcataaaatatcataagcCAATTCTATGATTATTCGAACCCCTGACAATTGAGTCAGGTTCATGATTAGAGATTAGTTGGCGAACCCCGAATCGTCCCCATATAACCGCATACATCGTGAACATATGACATAGAGACATAGCATAGTGATCTAAACATGGATACCTAGTCATGAATCTCACTTCATAAGATAGTGCGTATGCATTTTAGTAAACATACATAATCACATTCAACATGTGTCATCTCAACTCATTCTATGCTCAAACATATATAATCGGGTTCTcataacatgctttatatcaTATTAAAGGAATACTCTCAATTTCAGTCATATCATAACTCAACAGTTCGTTCTTCGATAAACGTGCATCATAACGTTTAACGTACTCTTACATACATCAAATCAAACCAACTCATTTCATGCTCAAATTTCTATGACATACTTCTCATATCATACTTTCATATATACTATGAGCATATCTAAATCCAAGGTTCCAAGGTACCACTTACTTGGAAAGGAATGCGGGACACTTTTTGTTCGAGTTGGTGTCCTTAGTAGATTCCAAAAATTGCCAGAACTCCTCCAGTAGTTCCAGCAATGACATGCAAAGCTGAATAAGTCATCCGCCAGTCCCCAGCAATCACCGATGAAAATCTCCTTCACAGCACCACCAGTAATAAACAATGCTTTAGCACTCTTTTTATCCCGTAGTTGACAGTTCTGCAAATGCAACCGCTCAAGAACAGGACAAGGACTCAGATTTCAGAATTTGTAAATTCTCACAAGCAGCAAATTCCTCTCAGCAGATTATCGTTACACTAGTGCAATTCAAGTTCTTGCAAGGTCTCACATTCCTCGGCCACACTCAACAATCCCAACTCACTTCCACCAATAAAAGCTAATTTGCGCAAATTTGGACAGCCATCGGCCAATGCTTTCAGCCCTCTATCAATCCCCATATTGTCAATAATATTTTCCTCACCAACACCCGGAATAGGCAAAAATCAGGAATCAACATGCATTGAATGAATCCTATTACTCAACAAGATACCAGAATTTCTAAAACACATCAAAGATCCAGAGATTAAATCCACACGGttaagatttggaaacctcaAAATCAACCTACCCGacaagagaaaattcaaatccaTTACCCTGAGCGACCGTACTATACGACCCTACAGATTCAGCCACCGTTTGCAGACAAGAAAGTTGGAGTTCCGCTGAGAATCCGGTAATTTCGTGAGGATCCTAAGAAGAAACTCATCCGAAAGAAGCAGCGTACAGTCGATTTTGCAGAAATTAGCGATTAAGAGGGGGTTGGTTTTGGAGTTGGATGTGGGAATATGAGAGTCTTTAACCGAGGATTGAAGTTGCATAGCAACAATAACACTCTCAAGCGATTCGGTGTCCTGCCACACACATCAGACCAACGCAGTGTCCTCTTCTTCCCCGGCGAGTTAGGGTTCGTTTGAGGGCTCGGAACCGAGGAAATGGAGCTTCGTCTTTCAGCTTCAAACAACACCGATTGTGCTCGTCCATGTGCATAACCCATGGCGGTAATGGCGGTAAGACTCCTCCCCAATCACCGCTACGTCTCAGCTTTCCAGAATACTCTCTTCTCTGTGTCTATCTTCTTCAATATACCACATTGATCTGCCAACAACAGTTCGAAATCTGCAAATTGGgttcttcaaaatctctttAGACAGTGGATATTTGGGCTGCTCTCTGCTCTCTGCTCTCTGCTCACTGCTCACTGCTCACTGTATCCGTC is part of the Cucurbita pepo subsp. pepo cultivar mu-cu-16 chromosome LG12, ASM280686v2, whole genome shotgun sequence genome and harbors:
- the LOC111807425 gene encoding uncharacterized protein LOC111807425 isoform X7 codes for the protein MSLLELLEEFWQFLESTKDTNSNKKCPAFLSKEKDVHESHIGCLDFLNYLFLAKRSQPGVSMETKEVNKSWEEQFSLRMAGKMEPDYLKKKQNVNLLSPSSLRKLVESKEIEKINDWENIAERKYREAEPILQILSSIETRLTCLDGITEIKKLKMEKSLLFRLNPKKFSSYRHYETTLMAGRLRLSDLSTDYFWLLQGGIERSCIDLIEKLLRLRKQLIEQEDEYGDILKGKSLKNKEDVLRELVYTRRDLEHAEKVYLISRRRNPLSQSSSEVDDVISKHSDEEFLTDMIRRKKEMMKLEGIFVGLSQKTATHLVDVLSRYSKDVLGWAVSSTRKFLAMDELYSTELIAQRIRLIFDPQPMDFESLPEVAVVLMSWRQYYSWGQRQIYPNLCLEMHINAKYKIYTLERMVNLREQYLRMEDEYLWVLEERHTKKHANIYTSFDVHQIHLEYIWENVLQTSLNCRNNWRLWLDTYTRKLQQSFEHDVLDNEIMEELKEVERAYCDFIERRHLTSLDNIPLMDVSQIYAKYNHPKLLEDINSLRVKLEKLERDCDCMLLKLTSEHKRRARNEYEAMANAIKQLWKIDDRYFDRFKHNMESKKFLQLLPTTSKVQSFKESESFNNIIEEEELFKVLYDSIKSYDVHCSKCQNCINNVIQSALKVEDVEESSAKFSYEDEKDVPKKCYEVLYRFLNLHIIRCPACMNYVREVTIQHAPKQSTTLVQASTPSIHGTDEEIIDHQEGLVITIFHPDEPSTRVRRWEIRRLIVLGGLMESITSLAIVTAAMSAKISDGNIIALALTNLIAGLFIIRHDVSRLQKKRKIPRIEVDGNYYKEILKGKILHPKSYNLHTRIGVFLVPWIWTPCCQNFTL
- the LOC111807425 gene encoding uncharacterized protein LOC111807425 isoform X5, producing MSTNHTLDVWTFSTTCFWRSGVSMETKEVNKSWEEQFSLRMAGKMEPDYLKKKQNVNLLSPSSLRKLVESKEIEKINDWENIAERKYREAEPILQILSSIETRLTCLDGITEIKKLKMEKSLLFRLNPKKFSSYRHYETTLMAGRLRLSDLSTDYFWLLQGGIERSCIDLIEKLLRLRKQLIEQEDEYGDILKGKSLKNKEDVLRELVYTRRDLEHAEKVYLISRRRNPLSQSSSEVDDVISKHSDEEFLTDMIRRKKEMMKLEGIFVGLSQKTATHLVDVLSRYSKDVLGWAVSSTRKFLAMDELYSTELIAQRIRLIFDPQPMDFESLPEVAVVLMSWRQYYSWGQRQIYPNLCLEMHINAKYKIYTLERMVNLREQYLRMEDEYLWVLEERHTKKHANIYTSFDVHQIHLEYIWENVLQTSLNCRNNWRLWLDTYTRKLQQSFEHDVLDNEIMEELKEVERAYCDFIERRHLTSLDNIPLMDVSQIYAKYNHPKLLEDINSLRVKLEKLERDCDCMLLKLTSEHKRRARNEYEAMANAIKQLWKIDDRYFDRFKHNMESKKFLQLLPTTSKVQSFKESESFNNIIEEEELFKVLYDSIKSYDVHCSKCQNCINNVIQSALKVEDVEESSAKFSYEDEKDVPKKCYEVLYRFLNLHIIRCPACMNYVREVTIQHAPKQSTTLVQASTPSIHGTDEEIIDHQEGLVITIFHPDEPSTRVRRWEIRRLIVLGGLMESITSLAIVTAAMSAKISDGNIIALALTNLIAGLFIIRHDVSRLQKKRKIPRIEVDGNYYKEILKGKMYSLLCFIIAYLSFLFFGLVPPLVYALSSLKIRNKNLKIIAAAGASLSCTALLAVQKAHINQKPRNRLVYVKTAGVYVSVGVGAFGISYLAGYIFGHLAEELLWDL
- the LOC111807425 gene encoding uncharacterized protein LOC111807425 isoform X4, with amino-acid sequence MSLLELLEEFWQFLESTKDTNSNKKCPAFLSKMSTNHTLDVWTFSTTCFWRSGVSMETKEVNKSWEEQFSLRMAGKMEPDYLKKKQNVNLLSPSSLRKLVESKEIEKINDWENIAERKYREAEPILQILSSIETRLTCLDGITEIKKLKMEKSLLFRLNPKKFSSYRHYETTLMAGRLRLSDLSTDYFWLLQGGIERSCIDLIEKLLRLRKQLIEQEDEYGDILKGKSLKNKEDVLRELVYTRRDLEHAEKVYLISRRRNPLSQSSSEVDDVISKHSDEEFLTDMIRRKKEMMKLEGIFVGLSQKTATHLVDVLSRYSKDVLGWAVSSTRKFLAMDELYSTELIAQRIRLIFDPQPMDFESLPEVAVVLMSWRQYYSWGQRQIYPNLCLEMHINAKYKIYTLERMVNLREQYLRMEDEYLWVLEERHTKKHANIYTSFDVHQIHLEYIWENVLQTSLNCRNNWRLWLDTYTRKLQQSFEHDVLDNEIMEELKEVERAYCDFIERRHLTSLDNIPLMDVSQIYAKYNHPKLLEDINSLRVKLEKLERDCDCMLLKLTSEHKRRARNEYEAMANAIKQLWKIDDRYFDRFKHNMESKKFLQLLPTTSKVQSFKESESFNNIIEEEELFKVLYDSIKSYDVHCSKCQNCINNVIQSALKVEDVEESSAKFSYEDEKDVPKKCYEVLYRFLNLHIIRCPACMNYVREVTIQHAPKQSTTLVQASTPSIHGTDEEIIDHQEGLVITIFHPDEPSTRVRRWEIRRLIVLGGLMESITSLAIVTAAMSAKISDGNIIALALTNLIAGLFIIRHDVSRLQKKRKIPRIEVDGNYYKEILKGKMYSLLCFIIAYLSFLFFGLVPPLVYALSSLKIRNKNLKIIAAAGASLSCTALLAVQKAHINQKPRNRLVYVKTAGVYVSVGVGAFGISYLAGYIFGHLAEELLWDL
- the LOC111807425 gene encoding uncharacterized protein LOC111807425 isoform X3 — translated: MSLLELLEEFWQFLESTKDTNSNKKCPAFLSKRMSTNHTLDVWTFSTTCFWRSGVSMETKEVNKSWEEQFSLRMAGKMEPDYLKKKQNVNLLSPSSLRKLVESKEIEKINDWENIAERKYREAEPILQILSSIETRLTCLDGITEIKKLKMEKSLLFRLNPKKFSSYRHYETTLMAGRLRLSDLSTDYFWLLQGGIERSCIDLIEKLLRLRKQLIEQEDEYGDILKGKSLKNKEDVLRELVYTRRDLEHAEKVYLISRRRNPLSQSSSEVDDVISKHSDEEFLTDMIRRKKEMMKLEGIFVGLSQKTATHLVDVLSRYSKDVLGWAVSSTRKFLAMDELYSTELIAQRIRLIFDPQPMDFESLPEVAVVLMSWRQYYSWGQRQIYPNLCLEMHINAKYKIYTLERMVNLREQYLRMEDEYLWVLEERHTKKHANIYTSFDVHQIHLEYIWENVLQTSLNCRNNWRLWLDTYTRKLQQSFEHDVLDNEIMEELKEVERAYCDFIERRHLTSLDNIPLMDVSQIYAKYNHPKLLEDINSLRVKLEKLERDCDCMLLKLTSEHKRRARNEYEAMANAIKQLWKIDDRYFDRFKHNMESKKFLQLLPTTSKVQSFKESESFNNIIEEEELFKVLYDSIKSYDVHCSKCQNCINNVIQSALKVEDVEESSAKFSYEDEKDVPKKCYEVLYRFLNLHIIRCPACMNYVREVTIQHAPKQSTTLVQASTPSIHGTDEEIIDHQEGLVITIFHPDEPSTRVRRWEIRRLIVLGGLMESITSLAIVTAAMSAKISDGNIIALALTNLIAGLFIIRHDVSRLQKKRKIPRIEVDGNYYKEILKGKMYSLLCFIIAYLSFLFFGLVPPLVYALSSLKIRNKNLKIIAAAGASLSCTALLAVQKAHINQKPRNRLVYVKTAGVYVSVGVGAFGISYLAGYIFGHLAEELLWDL
- the LOC111807425 gene encoding uncharacterized protein LOC111807425 isoform X1; this encodes MSLLELLEEFWQFLESTKDTNSNKKCPAFLSKEKDVHESHIGCLDFLNYLFLAKRSQPGVSMETKEVNKSWEEQFSLRMAGKMEPDYLKKKQNVNLLSPSSLRKLVESKEIEKINDWENIAERKYREAEPILQILSSIETRLTCLDGITEIKKLKMEKSLLFRLNPKKFSSYRHYETTLMAGRLRLSDLSTDYFWLLQGGIERSCIDLIEKLLRLRKQLIEQEDEYGDILKGKSLKNKEDVLRELVYTRRDLEHAEKVYLISRRRNPLSQSSSEVDDVISKHSDEEFLTDMIRRKKEMMKLEGIFVGLSQKTATHLVDVLSRYSKDVLGWAVSSTRKFLAMDELYSTELIAQRIRLIFDPQPMDFESLPEVAVVLMSWRQYYSWGQRQIYPNLCLEMHINAKYKIYTLERMVNLREQYLRMEDEYLWVLEERHTKKHANIYTSFDVHQIHLEYIWENVLQTSLNCRNNWRLWLDTYTRKLQQSFEHDVLDNEIMEELKEVERAYCDFIERRHLTSLDNIPLMDVSQIYAKYNHPKLLEDINSLRVKLEKLERDCDCMLLKLTSEHKRRARNEYEAMANAIKQLWKIDDRYFDRFKHNMESKKFLQLLPTTSKVQSFKESESFNNIIEEEELFKVLYDSIKSYDVHCSKCQNCINNVIQSALKVEDVEESSAKFSYEDEKDVPKKCYEVLYRFLNLHIIRCPACMNYVREVTIQHAPKQSTTLVQASTPSIHGTDEEIIDHQEGLVITIFHPDEPSTRVRRWEIRRLIVLGGLMESITSLAIVTAAMSAKISDGNIIALALTNLIAGLFIIRHDVSRLQKKRKIPRIEVDGNYYKEILKGKMYSLLCFIIAYLSFLFFGLVPPLVYALSSLKIRNKNLKIIAAAGASLSCTALLAVQKAHINQKPRNRLVYVKTAGVYVSVGVGAFGISYLAGYIFGHLAEELLWDL
- the LOC111807425 gene encoding uncharacterized protein LOC111807425 isoform X9, translating into MSLLELLEEFWQFLESTKDTNSNKKCPAFLSKEKDVHESHIGCLDFLNYLFLAKRSQPGVSMETKEVNKSWEEQFSLRMAGKMEPDYLKKKQNVNLLSPSSLRKLVESKEIEKINDWENIAERKYREAEPILQILSSIETRLTCLDGITEIKKLKMEKSLLFRLNPKKFSSYRHYETTLMAGRLRLSDLSTDYFWLLQGGIERSCIDLIEKLLRLRKQLIEQEDEYGDILKGKSLKNKEDVLRELVYTRRDLEHAEKVYLISRRRNPLSQSSSEVDDVISKHSDEEFLTDMIRRKKEMMKLEGIFVGLSQKTATHLVDVLSRYSKDVLGWAVSSTRKFLAMDELYSTELIAQRIRLIFDPQPMDFESLPEVAVVLMSWRQYYSWGQRQIYPNLCLEMHINAKYKIYTLERMVNLREQYLRMEDEYLWVLEERHTKKHANIYTSFDVHQIHLEYIWENVLQTSLNCRNNWRLWLDTYTRKLQQSFEHDVLDNEIMEELKEVERAYCDFIERRHLTSLDNIPLMDVSQIYAKYNHPKLLEDINSLRVKLEKLERDCDCMLLKLTSEHKRRARNEYEAMANAIKQLWKIDDRYFDRFKHNMESKKFLQLLPTTSKVQSFKESESFNNIIEEEELFKVLYDSIKSYDVHCSKCQNCINNVIQSALKVEDVEESSAKFSYEDEKDVPKKCYEVLYRFLNLHIIRCPACMNYVREVTIQHAPKQSTTLVQASTPSIHGTDEEIIDHQEGLVITIFHPDEPSTRVRRWEIRRLIVLGGLMESITSLAIVTAAMSAKISDGNIIALALTNLIAGLFIIRHD
- the LOC111807425 gene encoding uncharacterized protein LOC111807425 isoform X6; this translates as MFGLSQLLVSGEAPGVSMETKEVNKSWEEQFSLRMAGKMEPDYLKKKQNVNLLSPSSLRKLVESKEIEKINDWENIAERKYREAEPILQILSSIETRLTCLDGITEIKKLKMEKSLLFRLNPKKFSSYRHYETTLMAGRLRLSDLSTDYFWLLQGGIERSCIDLIEKLLRLRKQLIEQEDEYGDILKGKSLKNKEDVLRELVYTRRDLEHAEKVYLISRRRNPLSQSSSEVDDVISKHSDEEFLTDMIRRKKEMMKLEGIFVGLSQKTATHLVDVLSRYSKDVLGWAVSSTRKFLAMDELYSTELIAQRIRLIFDPQPMDFESLPEVAVVLMSWRQYYSWGQRQIYPNLCLEMHINAKYKIYTLERMVNLREQYLRMEDEYLWVLEERHTKKHANIYTSFDVHQIHLEYIWENVLQTSLNCRNNWRLWLDTYTRKLQQSFEHDVLDNEIMEELKEVERAYCDFIERRHLTSLDNIPLMDVSQIYAKYNHPKLLEDINSLRVKLEKLERDCDCMLLKLTSEHKRRARNEYEAMANAIKQLWKIDDRYFDRFKHNMESKKFLQLLPTTSKVQSFKESESFNNIIEEEELFKVLYDSIKSYDVHCSKCQNCINNVIQSALKVEDVEESSAKFSYEDEKDVPKKCYEVLYRFLNLHIIRCPACMNYVREVTIQHAPKQSTTLVQASTPSIHGTDEEIIDHQEGLVITIFHPDEPSTRVRRWEIRRLIVLGGLMESITSLAIVTAAMSAKISDGNIIALALTNLIAGLFIIRHDVSRLQKKRKIPRIEVDGNYYKEILKGKMYSLLCFIIAYLSFLFFGLVPPLVYALSSLKIRNKNLKIIAAAGASLSCTALLAVQKAHINQKPRNRLVYVKTAGVYVSVGVGAFGISYLAGYIFGHLAEELLWDL